The following coding sequences are from one Candidatus Eisenbacteria bacterium window:
- the prfA gene encoding peptide chain release factor 1 yields the protein MLDKLAEIRRKFQDLTDALADPETVAHPKRLAEIGKERMRLDSILRSGELYERLLRQRSEAEELLKDGKDKDLADLARADLEEAERALPAAEAEFRRLLLPEDERDHRDVIVEIRAGTGGEEASLFAADLYRMYVRYSESMGWKHQVLESNPTELGGFKEIIFGVAGEGAYRRLKFESGVHRVQRVPETEASGRIHTSAATVAILPEADEVEIKIDPSDLRIEVMRASGPGGQSVNTTDSAVRVTHVPTGLVVRCQDEKSQHKNKARALQILRARLYDRKVEEEEKKVAAERRSQVGSGDRSAKIRTYNFPQGRVTDHRIGLTLHKLDRILDGELDELVEALTRASQEEQLRSVAK from the coding sequence ATGTTGGATAAGCTGGCGGAGATCCGCAGGAAGTTCCAGGATCTGACCGACGCGCTCGCCGATCCGGAGACGGTGGCTCATCCGAAGCGCCTCGCCGAGATCGGAAAAGAGAGGATGCGGCTCGATTCGATTCTCCGCTCGGGGGAACTCTACGAGCGGCTTCTCCGGCAGCGTTCGGAGGCGGAGGAGCTCCTGAAAGACGGAAAGGACAAGGATCTCGCCGATCTCGCGCGCGCCGATCTCGAGGAGGCGGAGCGAGCCCTGCCGGCGGCGGAGGCGGAGTTCCGAAGGCTCCTTCTCCCCGAGGACGAGCGCGATCACCGGGACGTCATCGTGGAGATCCGCGCCGGGACGGGGGGCGAGGAAGCCTCTCTCTTCGCGGCCGATCTCTATCGGATGTACGTCCGCTATTCCGAATCGATGGGATGGAAGCATCAAGTGCTCGAATCGAACCCGACCGAGCTCGGCGGGTTCAAGGAGATCATCTTCGGCGTGGCGGGGGAAGGGGCGTATCGCCGCCTGAAGTTCGAGAGCGGCGTCCACCGCGTGCAGCGGGTCCCCGAGACCGAAGCGAGCGGACGGATCCACACGTCGGCGGCGACGGTCGCGATCCTTCCCGAGGCGGACGAGGTCGAGATCAAGATCGACCCCTCGGATCTCCGAATCGAGGTGATGCGCGCCTCCGGGCCGGGCGGCCAGAGCGTGAACACGACCGACTCGGCGGTCCGGGTCACCCACGTTCCGACCGGGCTCGTCGTCCGCTGCCAAGACGAGAAATCGCAGCACAAGAACAAGGCGCGCGCCCTTCAGATCCTCCGCGCCCGGCTCTACGACCGGAAGGTCGAGGAGGAAGAGAAGAAGGTCGCCGCCGAGCGCCGCTCCCAAGTCGGATCCGGGGACCGGAGCGCCAAGATCCGCACCTATAACTTCCCGCAGGGGAGGGTCACCGATCATCGGATCGGGTTGACCCTCCACAAGCTCGATCGTATTCTGGACGGCGAGCTCGACGAGCTCGTGGAAGCGCTCACCCGCGCCAGCCAGGAGGAGCAGCTCCGCTCCGTCGCGAAGTGA
- the prmC gene encoding peptide chain release factor N(5)-glutamine methyltransferase, whose amino-acid sequence MEKPARAWTVLPLLETTARFFKDKGIESPRVDAELLLAHLLGARRIDLYLQHDRPLAEVEISRFREMVRARANGTPVQRIAGGTEFYSIPLAVADGVFIPRPETELLVDRGIAFLRKNEGIKEPLALDAGTGTGAIAIALAKNVAGLRVLAVDRSPEAAACARENAARAGVADRVEVIEGDFAEALRERPGRIALVVSNPPYVTAAEMETLPVEVREHDPGTALRGGTDGLDAYRALVPAASIALAPGGMLLLEVSDAIAEGARRLVEADGRFAEAAIEKDYAGRKRVLSAIAGSIEKEDG is encoded by the coding sequence ATGGAGAAGCCCGCGCGCGCATGGACCGTCCTTCCCCTCCTCGAGACGACCGCGCGTTTTTTCAAAGATAAAGGAATCGAGAGCCCGCGCGTCGACGCGGAGCTGCTCCTCGCGCATCTTCTCGGCGCGCGGCGCATCGATCTCTACCTTCAGCACGACCGCCCCCTCGCGGAGGTTGAGATCTCCCGCTTCCGCGAGATGGTCCGCGCGCGCGCGAACGGGACGCCGGTCCAGCGGATCGCGGGCGGGACCGAGTTCTACTCGATTCCGCTCGCGGTGGCGGACGGGGTCTTCATCCCGCGTCCGGAGACGGAGCTTCTCGTCGACCGGGGGATCGCGTTTCTTCGGAAGAACGAGGGGATCAAGGAGCCGCTCGCGCTCGACGCGGGGACCGGAACCGGTGCGATCGCGATCGCGCTCGCGAAGAACGTCGCCGGCCTCCGCGTCCTCGCGGTCGACCGGTCGCCGGAGGCGGCCGCGTGCGCGCGCGAGAACGCCGCGCGCGCGGGGGTCGCGGATCGGGTCGAGGTGATCGAGGGGGACTTCGCCGAGGCGCTTCGGGAGCGCCCCGGGAGGATCGCGCTCGTCGTCTCGAACCCGCCCTACGTGACGGCGGCGGAGATGGAGACGCTCCCCGTCGAGGTGCGGGAGCACGATCCCGGAACGGCGCTCCGAGGGGGGACGGACGGACTTGACGCGTACCGCGCGCTCGTTCCCGCCGCGTCGATCGCGCTCGCGCCCGGCGGGATGCTCCTCCTCGAGGTGAGCGACGCGATCGCGGAGGGAGCCCGGAGGCTCGTCGAGGCGGACGGGCGATTCGCCGAGGCGGCGATCGAGAAGGATTACGCGGGAAGGAAGCGCGTCCTCTCCGCGATCGCGGGTTCGATTGAGAAGGAGGACGGGTAA
- the murA gene encoding UDP-N-acetylglucosamine 1-carboxyvinyltransferase, giving the protein MDAFRIEGGAKLTGEVRISGSKNAVLPILCATILAPGTYRLENVPVLRDVATLTTLLRTLGIRVVREGNALLVDSRGAVPNEAPYELVRTMRASVYVLGPILARFGHARVSLPGGCAWGPRPIDFHLKAMEALGAVIRLDHGVIDAIGAPLRGAEIRFPFSSVGATGNAVMAAVLAEGTTTIFNVAREPEITSLSLFLRAMGAAIEGIGTEKLVIEGARELHPADARVIPDRIETGTYLVAGALTGGDLLLRDTEPAHNEAVLAALREAGVTIDVDGTDIRVRSGGQLRSLEVETAPYPGFPTDMQAQLMALLMLAEGTSEIVETIFPDRFKHVPELCRLGGSIRVEGNRALVRGVGALTGANVMASDLRASAALILAGLVAEGTTEVSRIYHIDRGYERIEEKLSGAGARIWRVRR; this is encoded by the coding sequence GTGGACGCGTTTCGGATCGAGGGGGGAGCGAAGCTCACCGGCGAGGTGCGGATCTCGGGGTCGAAGAACGCGGTGCTGCCGATTCTTTGCGCGACGATCCTCGCGCCCGGAACCTACCGCCTGGAGAACGTGCCGGTCCTCCGCGACGTCGCGACGCTGACCACGCTTCTTCGCACGCTCGGGATCCGCGTCGTTCGCGAGGGGAACGCGCTCCTCGTCGACTCGCGCGGAGCGGTTCCGAACGAAGCGCCCTACGAGCTCGTTCGCACGATGCGCGCCTCGGTCTACGTGCTCGGCCCGATTCTCGCGCGCTTCGGGCACGCGCGCGTCTCCCTCCCCGGCGGGTGCGCGTGGGGCCCGCGCCCGATCGATTTCCACCTGAAGGCGATGGAGGCGCTCGGAGCCGTGATCCGCCTCGACCACGGCGTCATCGACGCGATCGGCGCGCCGCTCCGAGGGGCGGAGATCCGTTTCCCATTCTCGTCGGTCGGCGCGACCGGGAACGCCGTGATGGCCGCCGTCCTCGCCGAGGGGACGACGACGATCTTCAACGTCGCCCGCGAGCCGGAGATCACCTCGCTCTCTCTGTTCCTCCGCGCGATGGGGGCGGCGATCGAGGGGATCGGAACGGAGAAGCTCGTGATCGAAGGGGCGCGGGAGCTGCATCCGGCCGACGCGCGCGTCATCCCCGATCGGATCGAGACCGGGACGTATCTCGTCGCGGGCGCGCTCACCGGAGGCGATCTCCTTCTTCGCGACACCGAGCCGGCGCACAACGAGGCGGTGCTCGCGGCGCTCCGCGAGGCGGGGGTCACAATCGACGTCGACGGAACCGACATCCGCGTCCGCTCCGGAGGCCAGCTCCGCTCGCTTGAAGTGGAAACCGCTCCGTATCCGGGCTTCCCCACCGACATGCAGGCGCAGCTCATGGCGCTTCTCATGCTCGCGGAAGGGACGAGCGAAATCGTCGAGACGATCTTCCCCGACCGCTTCAAGCACGTGCCCGAACTCTGCCGCCTCGGCGGATCGATCCGCGTCGAGGGGAACCGGGCGCTCGTGCGCGGGGTCGGGGCGCTCACCGGCGCGAACGTGATGGCGAGCGACCTTCGCGCGAGCGCCGCGCTCATCCTCGCGGGGCTCGTCGCCGAAGGGACGACCGAGGTCTCGCGCATCTACCACATCGACCGCGGCTACGAGCGGATCGAGGAGAAGCTCTCCGGCGCCGGCGCGCGGATCTGGAGGGTGCGCCGGTGA